Proteins encoded by one window of Thermococcus sp.:
- a CDS encoding Lrp/AsnC family transcriptional regulator, giving the protein MRSNEKIDSLDRMILNVLQDDGRASYSKIARRLKVPESTVRLRVKRLAERGIIRKFAALINPFKAGYSIVAFIAVDVEPSRVKKAAEELEKLPEVDVLGIATGAHDILMQVTVRDLHELENFLIEKLGRVDGIRSTETSILTSVRKWGYARVF; this is encoded by the coding sequence ATGCGAAGTAACGAAAAGATTGACAGCCTTGACAGGATGATACTAAACGTCCTTCAGGATGACGGGAGGGCGAGCTACTCCAAGATAGCCAGAAGGTTGAAGGTACCGGAATCCACGGTGAGGCTTAGGGTAAAGAGGCTGGCGGAGCGCGGGATCATCAGGAAGTTCGCGGCGCTGATAAATCCTTTCAAGGCAGGTTATTCAATAGTCGCCTTCATAGCAGTTGACGTTGAGCCAAGTAGAGTGAAGAAGGCCGCCGAGGAGCTGGAAAAGCTGCCGGAGGTTGACGTTCTCGGCATAGCGACCGGTGCTCACGACATACTCATGCAGGTTACCGTGAGGGACTTGCACGAGCTTGAGAACTTCCTCATCGAGAAGCTCGGAAGGGTGGATGGGATAAGGAGCACGGAAACATCAATCCTGACCAGCGTCCGCAAGTGGGGCTACGCGAGGGTGTTCTGA
- a CDS encoding glutaredoxin, with protein sequence MKKVGLVLIVALLIGFAAGCISTPSGGTHTTSTTSTTSKAQPTNYVVVNGTKIYLNEIHFYMYGLKTCPHCRHMHEWIPKEYGNSSLTYYELLNNETNMKLFAQISKLTGINGVPAIAITYNGSLMAIMEGEFNVTATPQIIHAAMVNNGTLLFVGRAYILPHKDPKAQKAIKELYDLFVKHEMPTNTTSQGG encoded by the coding sequence ATGAAAAAGGTTGGGTTGGTTCTAATAGTTGCACTCCTCATCGGCTTCGCCGCGGGGTGTATATCAACCCCCTCTGGCGGAACCCACACGACTTCCACGACTTCAACAACCTCCAAAGCTCAGCCAACGAACTACGTTGTGGTCAACGGCACCAAGATTTACCTCAACGAGATCCACTTCTACATGTACGGCCTTAAGACCTGCCCCCACTGCAGACACATGCACGAGTGGATTCCCAAGGAATACGGCAACTCTTCCCTCACCTACTATGAACTCCTGAACAACGAGACAAACATGAAGCTCTTTGCCCAGATATCAAAGCTTACGGGCATAAACGGAGTTCCAGCCATTGCGATTACATACAACGGTAGCCTGATGGCCATAATGGAGGGAGAGTTCAACGTCACCGCAACACCCCAGATAATCCATGCGGCAATGGTCAACAACGGCACACTTCTCTTCGTTGGCAGGGCGTATATACTCCCCCACAAAGATCCCAAGGCGCAAAAGGCCATTAAAGAGCTCTACGACCTCTTCGTGAAGCATGAGATGCCAACCAACACCACATCTCAGGGCGGCTGA
- a CDS encoding cytochrome c biogenesis protein CcdA: MRGEIKAFGLIIGLSFFISAAVLWVLGIPGFIPKFYALAMSDSINPCTFVIYTMLLIAVSVREVSRKRLYVIGSAFILAVYVSYYLLGVGLLFLGQYIPLWAAGVFAVAFGAYTIATGLLERSRIGDKGKIRRRIFSSDATFLGSFTLGMVVSTTLLPCSAGSYLVYTTIIARGSRALAFLLLALYNVIFVLPLVIILLAMGGVSESKRFSQAMVRHSAGLSVIAGILLIAIGIWVLFAQNTLA; this comes from the coding sequence ATGAGGGGTGAAATCAAAGCTTTTGGACTGATAATTGGACTGTCCTTCTTCATCAGCGCCGCGGTTCTCTGGGTCCTTGGCATTCCGGGATTTATACCCAAGTTCTACGCCCTAGCGATGAGTGATTCAATCAATCCCTGCACCTTTGTGATATACACCATGCTCCTGATAGCAGTCTCGGTCAGAGAAGTTTCAAGGAAGCGGCTCTACGTCATAGGCTCGGCCTTCATCTTGGCTGTCTATGTTTCGTACTATCTACTCGGTGTGGGTCTTCTATTCTTGGGGCAGTACATCCCACTCTGGGCAGCGGGTGTCTTCGCAGTCGCCTTCGGTGCGTACACGATTGCCACAGGACTTCTTGAGAGGTCCCGCATAGGCGACAAGGGGAAAATCCGGAGGAGGATTTTCTCTTCCGATGCAACCTTTCTGGGGTCTTTTACCCTAGGTATGGTTGTTTCCACGACCCTTTTGCCTTGTTCCGCTGGTAGCTACCTTGTTTACACCACCATAATAGCCCGCGGAAGCAGGGCCCTGGCCTTCCTACTTCTTGCCTTATACAACGTCATCTTTGTCCTACCGCTGGTCATCATCCTTCTGGCAATGGGGGGTGTGAGCGAGAGCAAGCGGTTTTCGCAGGCCATGGTGAGGCACAGTGCCGGACTTTCTGTCATAGCGGGAATCCTCCTCATCGCCATAGGCATCTGGGTGCTCTTCGCTCAGAACACCCTCGCGTAG
- a CDS encoding RuvB-like helicase translates to MAVIEEVAKGTFERVGMHSHIRGLGLDENGKALFMADGMVGQVKAREAAGIAVELIKRGKLAGKGILLVGPTGSGKTAIAMGIARELGEDVPFVQIAGSEIYSAEINKTEFLKETLRRAIGVRISEERKVYEGEIKEVKINKTKHPFNPYVEVPESVLITLRTKDDEKTVRAGREIAHQLLDMGVEEGDVIQIDAETGRISKVGTTKEEEGLFFKKKVDLPSGPVLKIKEFTYTVTLHDLDVANARGNIFGLLFSTGAEISDEIRQRVDGTVKQWIEEGKATLVPGVLFIDEVHMLDIEAFSFLARAMEGELAPILIMATNRGRTTIRGTDIEAPHGMPIDMLDRLLIINTKPYKGEEIKEIVKIRAKEEKIEVSDEAVEYLAELGEKTSLRYAVQLLAPASVLAKGGRVEREHVEKAKEYFADLKRSTEFVEKLEGMLS, encoded by the coding sequence ATGGCGGTAATCGAGGAGGTCGCGAAGGGAACCTTTGAAAGGGTTGGAATGCATTCCCACATAAGGGGTCTCGGTTTAGATGAGAACGGAAAGGCCCTCTTCATGGCCGATGGAATGGTTGGGCAGGTTAAGGCCAGGGAAGCGGCCGGCATAGCCGTCGAACTCATCAAACGCGGCAAGCTTGCCGGGAAGGGGATCCTGCTCGTCGGTCCGACCGGAAGCGGTAAGACGGCCATAGCGATGGGTATAGCAAGGGAACTTGGAGAGGATGTTCCCTTCGTCCAGATAGCGGGCAGTGAAATCTACTCCGCCGAGATAAACAAGACCGAGTTCCTCAAGGAGACCCTTAGAAGGGCGATAGGTGTAAGGATAAGCGAGGAGAGGAAAGTCTACGAGGGCGAGATCAAGGAGGTTAAAATTAATAAGACTAAGCACCCCTTCAACCCCTACGTGGAGGTTCCAGAGAGCGTTCTCATAACCCTCCGCACGAAGGACGACGAGAAGACCGTTAGGGCCGGCAGGGAGATAGCCCACCAGCTCCTGGATATGGGGGTTGAAGAGGGCGATGTCATACAGATCGACGCCGAAACCGGGAGAATTTCAAAGGTCGGCACCACAAAGGAGGAGGAGGGACTGTTCTTCAAGAAAAAGGTTGACCTCCCGAGCGGACCGGTTCTCAAAATAAAGGAGTTTACTTACACCGTTACGCTTCACGATCTAGATGTTGCCAATGCCCGTGGAAACATCTTTGGCCTGCTCTTCAGCACTGGCGCGGAGATAAGCGACGAGATAAGACAGCGCGTTGATGGGACCGTCAAGCAGTGGATAGAGGAGGGCAAGGCAACACTCGTCCCGGGAGTGCTCTTCATTGACGAGGTTCACATGCTCGACATTGAAGCGTTCTCCTTCCTCGCAAGGGCGATGGAGGGCGAGCTTGCTCCAATCTTAATCATGGCCACCAACCGCGGCAGAACCACGATAAGGGGAACCGACATTGAAGCGCCGCACGGTATGCCCATCGACATGCTCGACCGCCTGCTTATCATCAACACCAAACCATACAAGGGGGAAGAGATCAAGGAGATAGTCAAAATCCGCGCGAAGGAGGAAAAGATAGAGGTCAGCGATGAAGCCGTAGAGTACTTAGCGGAACTCGGTGAGAAGACCAGCCTCCGCTACGCCGTCCAGCTGCTGGCACCGGCGAGTGTCTTGGCCAAAGGCGGAAGAGTAGAGAGGGAGCACGTTGAAAAAGCCAAAGAATACTTTGCCGACCTCAAGAGGAGCACGGAATTCGTTGAAAAGCTCGAAGGAATGCTGAGCTAA
- a CDS encoding DUF2284 domain-containing protein has product MHVIWEREIPAEDIVVSPRPMWKCRTCSMYGKRPSCPPHVPDWKEAREWIGHFRKAILIKFSIDMDDFENEKRRAILYLLKRETELFREGNLYAMALFPGSCNLCDDCPFERGEPCRFPTKVRPSIDAIGIEIGRLVKINFSESVLYGMVLVD; this is encoded by the coding sequence ATGCACGTCATATGGGAAAGGGAGATCCCTGCGGAGGATATAGTTGTTTCACCTCGGCCTATGTGGAAGTGTCGCACCTGCTCTATGTATGGGAAGAGACCGAGCTGTCCGCCTCACGTGCCCGACTGGAAGGAAGCGCGGGAGTGGATAGGACACTTCAGAAAAGCCATCCTAATAAAGTTCTCCATAGACATGGATGACTTCGAGAACGAAAAACGAAGGGCTATTCTATACCTCCTAAAGAGAGAGACAGAGCTTTTCAGAGAGGGCAACCTCTACGCTATGGCGCTCTTTCCAGGCTCATGCAATCTCTGCGACGACTGTCCATTCGAGCGCGGCGAACCCTGTAGGTTTCCAACGAAAGTCAGGCCAAGCATAGACGCAATTGGGATAGAAATAGGAAGGCTCGTGAAAATCAACTTCTCCGAAAGCGTTTTGTACGGGATGGTGCTAGTAGATTAG
- a CDS encoding signal recognition particle protein Srp54, producing the protein MALEKLGKALNNALRKLARSRAVDEAMIKEVVRDIQRALIQADVNVRLVLQLTKRIEKRALEEEPPAGASKKEHIIQIVYEELTKFLGKEAKPLDIREKPTILLTVGIQGSGKTTSIAKLARHLQKRGYKVGLVCSDTWRPGAYYQLKQLVESLGIEVFGDPSEKDAVKLAREGVEYFEEKGVDVIIVDSAGRHKEESGLIEEMKQISRAIKPHEVILVIDGTIGQQAYNQALAFKEATPIGSIIVTKLDGSAKGGGALSAVAATGAPIKFIGVGERIDDLEAFDPKRFVSRLLGMGDIEGLLEKLEELQRQQEFKEEDMEKFLKGKFNLKDMYAQLEAMRNMGPLKQVLQMIPGLGYSLPDDMVKVGEEKLKKYRIIMDSMTDEELENPEIINYSRIRRIARGSGTSTAEVKELLAQYNQMKKMFKSMDKRKLAKMAKKFNLGGLGI; encoded by the coding sequence ATGGCCTTAGAGAAACTCGGGAAGGCACTCAATAACGCCCTCAGAAAGCTCGCTCGTTCGAGGGCCGTTGACGAGGCGATGATAAAAGAAGTAGTGAGGGACATACAGAGGGCGCTCATTCAGGCGGATGTGAACGTCAGACTCGTCCTTCAGCTCACGAAGAGGATAGAGAAGCGTGCCCTCGAAGAGGAGCCTCCGGCGGGAGCGTCGAAGAAGGAGCATATAATTCAGATTGTCTACGAGGAGCTGACCAAGTTCCTAGGAAAGGAGGCAAAGCCCCTTGATATAAGGGAAAAGCCAACTATCCTGCTCACTGTTGGTATACAAGGTTCTGGAAAGACCACGAGTATTGCCAAGCTCGCGAGGCACCTTCAAAAGAGAGGCTATAAGGTCGGCCTCGTCTGCTCCGACACATGGCGCCCGGGGGCCTACTATCAGCTCAAACAGTTAGTCGAATCCCTCGGAATAGAGGTTTTTGGTGACCCAAGTGAGAAGGACGCAGTGAAGCTCGCTAGGGAGGGCGTTGAATACTTCGAGGAGAAAGGGGTAGATGTCATAATAGTTGACTCCGCGGGCAGGCACAAGGAGGAGTCCGGCCTGATAGAAGAGATGAAACAGATAAGCAGGGCAATAAAACCCCACGAGGTCATACTTGTCATAGACGGAACCATTGGTCAGCAGGCTTACAATCAGGCACTGGCGTTCAAGGAAGCCACCCCTATAGGCTCAATAATCGTTACTAAACTTGACGGAAGCGCGAAGGGAGGTGGTGCGCTCTCGGCCGTCGCGGCAACGGGTGCCCCAATTAAGTTCATAGGCGTTGGCGAGAGAATCGACGATTTGGAGGCCTTCGACCCCAAGCGCTTCGTCTCCAGACTTCTCGGCATGGGCGACATAGAGGGACTCCTCGAAAAGCTTGAGGAACTCCAGAGACAACAGGAGTTCAAGGAAGAAGACATGGAGAAGTTCCTCAAGGGCAAGTTCAACCTGAAGGACATGTACGCTCAGCTCGAGGCCATGCGGAACATGGGGCCGCTTAAGCAGGTGCTCCAGATGATACCGGGACTGGGCTACTCCCTTCCGGACGACATGGTGAAAGTCGGGGAAGAGAAGCTGAAGAAGTACCGCATAATAATGGACTCCATGACGGATGAGGAGCTTGAGAACCCGGAGATAATCAACTACTCGAGGATAAGGCGCATCGCCAGGGGCTCCGGGACGAGCACAGCTGAAGTCAAGGAGCTCCTCGCCCAGTATAATCAGATGAAGAAAATGTTTAAGAGCATGGACAAGAGAAAACTGGCCAAGATGGCCAAGAAGTTCAACCTCGGAGGATTGGGAATATGA
- a CDS encoding Lrp/AsnC ligand binding domain-containing protein, producing the protein MIETFIMVVVRPGHEDEVYNALMKDGRVKEIYRVYGEYDILLRVEVPNVEELDKFHDEVLRKIKNIEMTETLIASAHGR; encoded by the coding sequence ATGATAGAGACGTTTATCATGGTGGTCGTCAGGCCCGGACACGAGGATGAGGTCTACAACGCCCTCATGAAGGACGGCCGCGTTAAGGAGATATACAGGGTCTACGGTGAGTACGACATCCTCCTCCGCGTGGAGGTTCCGAACGTTGAGGAGCTTGACAAGTTCCATGATGAAGTGTTAAGAAAGATAAAGAACATCGAGATGACGGAGACCCTGATAGCGAGCGCCCATGGGAGGTGA
- a CDS encoding YbhB/YbcL family Raf kinase inhibitor-like protein, with product MNTPKTLEIGSIFHNNDHIPVEFTCDGDDVNPPIFIGRIDPTVKSLAIIVDDPDAPMGTFTHWIAWNIPPLGEIPKGVPKDDVVEAPVRMIQGRNDFGRVGYGGPCPPKGHGIHHYHFKVYALDTELGLPTGVARKELERVIEGHVIQWGELIGIYERK from the coding sequence TTGAACACCCCAAAGACCCTTGAGATTGGTTCCATCTTCCATAACAACGACCACATTCCGGTGGAGTTCACCTGCGACGGCGACGATGTGAACCCACCGATCTTCATTGGACGTATAGACCCAACCGTGAAGAGCCTGGCCATAATCGTGGACGACCCCGATGCTCCGATGGGCACGTTCACCCATTGGATAGCGTGGAACATACCACCCCTAGGAGAGATTCCAAAGGGTGTCCCAAAGGATGATGTTGTTGAGGCACCGGTTAGAATGATCCAAGGTAGGAACGACTTTGGAAGGGTAGGCTACGGCGGACCTTGTCCCCCCAAGGGACATGGAATCCACCACTACCACTTCAAAGTCTACGCCCTCGATACCGAGCTTGGTCTCCCTACTGGGGTGGCAAGAAAAGAACTGGAGAGAGTCATAGAAGGGCACGTTATCCAGTGGGGAGAACTTATAGGCATCTATGAGAGGAAATGA
- a CDS encoding phosphoribosyltransferase family protein: MSQLKSVQEKLRLVRVLRLLKKTYTYEELSRVTGLPITVLNRYVRGKVLPSSERTKELLNLLLPYIDIEEEVKKRIKFDEYGFFDNMPVLSDTSLMSLIAEEVAGKYLDKNVDKVLTAATDGISLGVHVARELGVDVVYAKKKKEVGVEKFYEVSYVPSASGSVTTLYLPQWALRKGEGVLIVDDVIRSGETQGALLEMCRQAGARSVGMFFLISVGDIVDRLKKEYSIPVESLIKLE; encoded by the coding sequence ATGAGCCAGCTGAAGTCAGTGCAGGAGAAGCTAAGACTGGTCAGGGTCCTGAGGCTGCTCAAAAAGACCTACACGTACGAGGAACTATCGAGGGTAACGGGTCTTCCCATAACAGTGCTCAACAGGTACGTCCGCGGGAAGGTTCTCCCAAGTTCCGAGAGGACGAAGGAACTCCTCAACCTGCTCTTACCCTACATAGACATTGAGGAAGAAGTAAAAAAGAGGATAAAGTTTGACGAGTACGGGTTCTTCGACAACATGCCCGTTCTCAGCGACACCTCCCTCATGAGCCTCATAGCGGAGGAAGTTGCTGGGAAATACCTTGATAAGAACGTTGATAAAGTCCTAACAGCGGCAACAGACGGTATATCCCTTGGCGTCCACGTTGCGAGAGAACTGGGAGTTGACGTCGTTTACGCCAAAAAGAAAAAGGAAGTTGGTGTCGAGAAGTTCTACGAAGTCAGTTACGTCCCGAGTGCCTCAGGAAGCGTTACAACGCTCTACTTGCCACAGTGGGCACTCAGAAAGGGGGAGGGTGTTCTCATTGTGGATGACGTCATAAGGAGCGGGGAAACACAGGGGGCACTTCTTGAGATGTGCAGGCAGGCAGGTGCGAGGTCAGTCGGCATGTTCTTCCTCATAAGCGTCGGCGATATCGTGGATCGCCTCAAGAAGGAGTACAGCATACCGGTGGAGAGCCTCATAAAGCTGGAGTGA
- a CDS encoding YkgJ family cysteine cluster protein, with protein sequence MGKRWVATIDLETLEVETDPTFKFKCVEDCGRCCRELEVPLRDEDIEEIEELGYNAWEFVDYDKAFYRGDKFIGYAIKKRPFDDACVFLDPETNKCRIYQHRPLACRLYPFVFIKHGKKMKIYVKMDSFCPGLNHPDGEPITKELLLREYGDIIEEYHAKVVNGSS encoded by the coding sequence TTGGGGAAACGGTGGGTGGCCACGATTGACCTTGAAACCTTAGAAGTTGAGACAGACCCTACCTTCAAATTTAAGTGCGTTGAGGACTGCGGAAGGTGTTGCAGGGAGCTTGAGGTTCCCCTAAGGGACGAGGACATAGAAGAAATCGAGGAGCTAGGTTACAATGCTTGGGAGTTCGTGGACTACGACAAGGCCTTCTACAGGGGGGATAAATTCATTGGCTACGCGATAAAGAAGAGACCCTTCGACGATGCCTGCGTATTCCTCGATCCCGAGACCAACAAATGCCGCATCTACCAGCACCGACCCCTTGCCTGCAGGCTGTATCCTTTTGTATTCATCAAACACGGAAAGAAGATGAAGATATATGTCAAAATGGACTCTTTCTGCCCCGGCCTGAACCATCCCGATGGTGAGCCCATCACGAAGGAGCTCCTCTTGAGGGAGTATGGGGACATTATAGAGGAGTACCATGCGAAAGTTGTGAACGGTTCCAGCTGA
- a CDS encoding 7-carboxy-7-deazaguanine synthase QueE: MKLVMAEVFNSWQGEGGSVDGSAFGRRQIFIRFAGCDLHCVWCDSRGYIDASRVSRWRYEVKPFTGKFEYRPNPASVEDVVDAVLRLDTEDIHSISYTGGEPTLQIEALKALMERIKGLGFDNFLETHGGLPGLIKKVAPLTDYASVDIKDETANATADWKDLVLREVESIRILKEAGAKTYAKLVVTSETMPENVRWYAELLKGLAPLVIQPREPIDIPQERLMEFYREASLVMGRKNVGLSFQVHKYLNVL, translated from the coding sequence ATGAAGCTTGTAATGGCCGAGGTCTTCAATAGCTGGCAGGGTGAAGGCGGGAGTGTTGATGGTTCCGCCTTCGGCAGAAGACAGATTTTCATCAGGTTCGCGGGTTGTGACCTTCATTGTGTCTGGTGTGACTCCAGGGGGTACATAGACGCCTCAAGGGTTTCCCGTTGGCGTTACGAAGTCAAACCCTTCACCGGGAAGTTTGAGTATAGACCAAATCCTGCCTCGGTTGAGGATGTTGTTGATGCCGTTTTGAGGCTAGATACAGAGGACATACACTCGATAAGCTACACCGGTGGCGAGCCTACCCTTCAGATAGAGGCCTTAAAGGCCCTGATGGAGCGGATTAAAGGCCTCGGCTTCGATAACTTCCTCGAAACCCACGGCGGCCTGCCGGGGCTTATTAAGAAGGTCGCCCCCCTGACGGACTACGCGAGCGTGGACATAAAGGACGAAACCGCCAATGCCACAGCTGATTGGAAGGATCTCGTCCTCAGGGAGGTGGAGAGCATCAGGATCCTAAAGGAAGCCGGCGCGAAGACCTACGCCAAGCTCGTCGTTACCTCCGAGACAATGCCCGAAAACGTCCGCTGGTACGCGGAACTTTTGAAAGGCTTAGCTCCTCTCGTCATCCAGCCGAGGGAGCCGATTGACATTCCTCAGGAAAGACTCATGGAGTTCTACCGCGAGGCTTCGCTTGTAATGGGCAGGAAAAACGTCGGCCTGAGCTTTCAGGTGCACAAATACCTCAACGTGCTTTGA
- a CDS encoding leucine/methionine racemase, translated as MGYPDNKDEVLERYSKIFSRASRVTYSPIVPLRAENARVWDFEGREYIDFLSDAAVQNVGHNNPRVVEAVKRTADRLLHFTFIYGFPIEPLLLAEKLAEIAPMEGVKVSLGLSGSDANDGAIKFARAYTGRRAVLSYLRSYYGSTYGAMSITGLDFEVRSKVGQLSDVHFIPYPNCYRCPFGKEPGKCHMECLEYLKEKFEGEVHADGVAVLMAEPVQGDAGMVVPPEEYFKRLKRILDEHGILLAVDEVQSGLGRTGKWFAIGHFGVEPDIVTLAKPLGGGLPISAIIGREEIMDSIPPMGHAFTLSGNPVTSAAALAVIEEIEERDLLERAERLGRYAKRRLEGMKKRHEMIGDVRGLGLMLGVDLVKDRETKERAYEEARKVVWRAYELGLIVAFLQGNVLRIQPPLTIEEELLEKGLDILEGAIEDVEEGKVSDEVLKKVEGW; from the coding sequence ATGGGATACCCGGATAACAAAGATGAAGTCCTTGAGAGATATTCTAAGATTTTTTCCAGGGCATCTAGAGTTACATACTCCCCAATAGTCCCGTTGAGGGCCGAGAACGCCCGTGTTTGGGATTTTGAGGGGAGGGAGTACATAGACTTTCTAAGCGATGCGGCCGTTCAAAACGTCGGCCACAACAACCCGCGGGTGGTTGAAGCGGTGAAGAGAACCGCCGACAGACTGCTTCACTTCACGTTCATCTACGGGTTCCCGATAGAGCCACTCCTTCTTGCGGAGAAACTTGCGGAGATTGCTCCGATGGAGGGTGTAAAGGTTTCCCTCGGCCTCAGCGGGAGCGATGCCAACGACGGTGCCATAAAGTTCGCGAGGGCATACACGGGCAGAAGGGCTGTTTTAAGCTACCTTCGAAGCTACTACGGCTCAACATATGGGGCCATGAGCATCACCGGTCTCGATTTTGAGGTGCGCTCCAAGGTCGGTCAGCTTAGTGATGTTCATTTCATTCCATATCCCAACTGCTACCGCTGTCCCTTTGGGAAGGAGCCCGGGAAATGCCACATGGAGTGCCTGGAGTACCTGAAAGAGAAGTTTGAGGGTGAAGTTCATGCGGATGGTGTTGCAGTCCTCATGGCTGAACCTGTGCAGGGAGACGCGGGCATGGTGGTTCCTCCGGAGGAATACTTCAAGAGACTGAAGAGAATCCTAGACGAGCATGGGATTCTCCTAGCGGTGGACGAGGTTCAGAGCGGCCTTGGTAGGACCGGGAAATGGTTCGCGATAGGGCATTTCGGTGTCGAACCCGACATAGTAACCCTCGCCAAGCCCCTAGGCGGTGGCCTTCCGATAAGTGCAATAATCGGCAGGGAGGAGATAATGGACTCAATTCCTCCGATGGGTCACGCGTTCACCCTGAGCGGAAACCCCGTCACGAGCGCTGCCGCTTTGGCGGTGATCGAGGAAATAGAAGAGCGGGATCTCCTGGAGCGCGCTGAACGGCTTGGTAGATATGCAAAGAGGAGATTGGAGGGGATGAAAAAGCGGCACGAGATGATAGGAGACGTCCGCGGCCTTGGCCTCATGCTCGGTGTTGACCTCGTAAAGGACAGGGAGACGAAGGAGAGGGCCTACGAGGAGGCAAGAAAGGTAGTCTGGAGGGCCTACGAACTGGGGCTCATAGTTGCCTTTCTTCAGGGCAACGTTCTAAGGATCCAGCCACCGTTGACGATAGAAGAGGAACTTCTTGAGAAGGGGCTTGATATACTTGAAGGGGCCATCGAGGATGTTGAGGAGGGAAAAGTCTCGGACGAAGTTTTGAAAAAAGTGGAGGGATGGTAG
- a CDS encoding Lrp/AsnC family transcriptional regulator, which yields MDELDRKILNLLQKNARLSYREIARELRVAVGTVYNRIKRMEEGGILLGFAPVLDYEKLGFGLTAVIGVKAQGRRIVEIEREIAKSKRVMLVYDTTGEYDIFVVAKFRDRADMNSFVKWLLSLEGVEKTNTSVAMQVVKEDMRLRLED from the coding sequence GTGGATGAACTTGACAGAAAGATATTGAACCTCCTCCAGAAGAACGCCCGTCTTTCGTATAGGGAAATAGCGAGAGAGCTTAGGGTGGCTGTTGGAACCGTCTACAACAGGATTAAGCGGATGGAAGAGGGAGGAATACTACTGGGCTTCGCTCCCGTGCTTGACTATGAGAAGCTCGGCTTCGGTCTCACCGCAGTCATTGGAGTAAAGGCCCAGGGGAGGAGGATAGTGGAGATAGAGCGGGAGATAGCAAAAAGCAAAAGGGTCATGTTGGTCTATGACACGACCGGAGAGTACGACATCTTTGTCGTGGCGAAGTTCAGGGACAGGGCCGATATGAACTCCTTCGTTAAGTGGCTCCTCTCCCTTGAGGGTGTGGAGAAGACCAACACGAGCGTGGCCATGCAGGTGGTAAAGGAGGATATGAGACTAAGACTTGAGGATTAA
- a CDS encoding PIN domain-containing protein, with protein sequence MRGTSEVIEKPELQILMNVLGEMHVSYPLYGIELLKALPLENGYRIEVTVDRRSFSERVPEHLRNELPTYVDFYETFISSGIIRYENADEFAQNLELYERLKKGVAFAPDTNVLYHRFISSFKPLDGYQIVIAEGVKKEIENAMNYKYRNRQLEEIGREVQNRGLLREFSNRRTKKSRKAAYVALKEFEALKSRIIIAESVREDTHNNDELIIKSLKRYDNMTPTLLVFLTADVAITDVAEMEGLEYFLFKYPHGELGRHSVSPYQLRTLLFNLASVLGVIEVNGILVFGEFGGKEGLNELKLLFPEENRTYHEFGFHLKLSRKLMEIMDG encoded by the coding sequence ATGAGGGGAACTAGTGAAGTCATTGAGAAGCCCGAGCTTCAGATACTTATGAACGTCTTGGGTGAGATGCACGTGAGTTATCCCCTCTACGGAATCGAACTCCTTAAGGCCCTTCCTTTGGAAAATGGGTACCGGATTGAGGTAACCGTCGACAGAAGGTCATTCAGCGAGCGTGTTCCAGAACACCTGAGGAACGAGCTTCCCACCTACGTAGACTTCTACGAGACCTTTATCTCCTCGGGCATAATCCGCTACGAGAACGCTGATGAGTTCGCACAGAACCTTGAACTTTACGAGAGGTTGAAGAAGGGTGTTGCCTTCGCTCCGGACACGAACGTGCTCTACCACCGCTTCATATCATCCTTTAAACCGCTCGATGGGTACCAGATAGTCATTGCGGAGGGCGTGAAGAAGGAGATAGAGAACGCCATGAACTATAAGTACAGAAACAGACAGCTGGAGGAAATCGGCCGGGAGGTTCAGAACAGAGGTTTGTTGAGGGAATTCAGCAACAGGAGGACGAAGAAGAGCAGAAAAGCCGCATACGTAGCCCTCAAGGAGTTTGAAGCGCTTAAGAGTAGGATAATCATAGCCGAGAGCGTGAGGGAAGACACGCACAACAACGATGAGCTTATAATAAAGAGCCTGAAGCGCTATGACAACATGACACCGACGTTGCTAGTCTTTCTCACCGCTGACGTGGCTATTACCGATGTTGCCGAGATGGAGGGATTGGAATACTTCCTTTTCAAGTATCCACACGGGGAACTTGGCAGGCACAGTGTCTCTCCTTACCAACTAAGAACTCTCCTCTTCAACCTCGCCTCGGTACTCGGTGTCATTGAGGTCAACGGGATTCTAGTGTTCGGAGAGTTCGGTGGAAAGGAGGGGCTGAACGAGCTGAAATTGTTATTCCCAGAGGAGAACAGGACCTACCACGAGTTCGGCTTCCACCTTAAGCTGAGCAGAAAGTTGATGGAGATAATGGACGGTTAA